The sequence TAAAATTAAGTGAAATTTCCGCCAAATTTTAAACATTTTAAAACTTCAAATTAAAGCCAAGCTCGATCTTTTGTCCATCGACTATCAAAACATCATATCTGCCTGATCTTGTCGTAAAAAACTCGTTAAAGAGATTATAGACGCTTAAGTTTAGGCTGAAATTTTTAGTTACATTATAGTTTATGCCAAGATCTGCGATAACGTAAGCCCTCATATCATCAGCATAGCTAAATGAGTTTTTAGTTCTACCATAATAATTTATCTGTGACCAGAAATTTAGCCATCTATTTAGCTCATAATTTGCTCCAAATTTAAATGTATGAAGCGGATAGTTGTTTAAGCTTTTACCAACTTCTGATCCATCTTTTTGTTTTGATTTTGTATAAACATAGCTTTGATTTAACCTGAGAGCATTTGTCACCTGCCACTCATTTGTTAGCTCAACTCCATAAATTTCAGCTTTACCGATATTTATACTCTCCCAAATACCATTTGGATAAATTTTGCCTTTATGCCTGCAAACACTGCCTCTTGAGCATATAGGCCTGTAACTTAGCATATCTTTAAAACTTGTGTAAAAGCCAGTTAAAGACGTTTCAAAACCTTCATTGTTATTATAAACGCCACCAAATTCATAACTTACGCTTGTCTCTGGCTTAAGACTACTTCTACCAAGCTGTGCTCCACGTCCTCCGGCAAATGGCAAAGCAAGATCTTGCGTGCGCTGCTTGATATCAGGTGTCGCATAACCTGTGCTAACTCCGCCTTTTAGGGCAAAAAAGTCATTTAAGTTATAGATACCATAAATTCTTGGTGAAACGTGCGAACCATAGTTCTCATCGTAGTTATAGCGAATTCCTGTGCTTAAGATAAAGTCTTTTATAAGGCGATAATCATCTTCAGCATAGACCGAATAATCATACCTTTTTACATTCGCAGCGTCCGCTGTGGTTGCCTTTTCATCTAGCTTTTCTCTTTTAGCATTTATTCCTAATGTAAAGGCGTTATTATCAGTAAAATATGAGCCTTTTGTATCAAAATTTAGAGTCTTTAGCGTCAAATTTTGTTGAGCTGTCTCTTTTAGCTTGCCATAAGATAAATAGCTTTGAAGCAAGATATTGTCAAGCCTTGCTTCGTGGCTTAAATTTATCACATCGCCTTTTATTCTCTCGCTAGCAACTGAGTTAGTGCCAGTTGATAGTGTTTTGCCTTTAGTTCTTTTATATTTCACATCGCTTCTTGCAAGCTCAAGCGTAAGATCATTATTTTCATTTGGCTTCAAAAATAGCTTCGCACCAAAATTTCTATCCTTTTGCTCTCTGTTTGCATAAGAAATTTTATCTTCTGATTTATTTAAATTTTTACCATAAACAGAAACACTTAAAACATCATCAATTAGTCCAGAGTGCAAATAAAGGCTATTGTAAAGCTCACCGCTTATATTTTTATTTCTAGCAAATTTATAGCTTGAGCCAAGATTTGCGCCAAATTCATTGCTAAACTCATCTGTAATGATATTTATAACTCCGCCTAGCGCGTCACTTCCATAAAGCGAGCTCATAGGTCCACGTATCACTTCAATACGGCTTATCGCACTTGCTGGCGGAATGAAACTATATGAGCCTCCAACGCTTCTAAGCCCTTTATAGGCGTTATCGCCTGGTACTGGCATGCCATTTACTAAAATTTTAGTAAATCTTGGAGAGAATCCACGTATAGAAATTCCTCGTCTATTTGCCGCTTCGGGAGTCGTTCCAAAAAGACTTGGGATATCCTTTGTCATGCTCTCGATATCTTTGTGATTTTTCTTTTCTAATGCCTCTTTGGTTATAACGCTAAGCGTTGCTGGTGCGTCTTTGATATTTTGCTCAAATCCTGTCGCACTTACTACTTTAACTTCTGGTAGAACCTTATCTTCATTTGCAAAAAGCGGTAAATTTATAAAAATTGCCGCACAAATAGAAATTTTTAATGCACTTTTCACAAAAACTCCTTATAAAAATTTAATACACATTTTACTAAAATTAAATAATCGTTATCAATATCATACGTAACGCTAAAGGGATTAAATTTAACGCTTGAGGGATAAAATGATAAATTTAGACAAAAAATATGGAACGAGCAAAATATCTCAAAAGGAAAAACAAGTAAGCGTGGAGTTTTTCAAGCAAAGCAGTGGCATCAGCTATCTAAAAAGTGAAATTTTATGTAATGGTAGGATAAAAAGAGATCGTCACAAGTCTAAAAAATATCTATTTTTAATGTTTAATGAGGATAAAAATGATCTTTGCTTTAAGCTTGATAGAAAAGAGTATATTTTAAACAAAGATGAATTTTGCATTGGGCTTGTTAATGATGATTTTAAGGGTGTCTTTGAGTATCAAAATAAATTTTATAAGACAAAAACACTACTTTTTGACGAAAGCTATGCAAATAAGCTTGAGATATTTGCTGGGCTTAGATTTGATGATAAATTTGAGCTTTTGAAATACAAAAAAGATTTAGCTCAAATTTGCGTTTTAAATGAACTTGATACGACAAATTTATATGAAGGCGCGATGAGGGAAATTTTTACCGAATCAAAAATTTTAGAGCTTATTTACAAAAGTAAAATACGAAAAGAGAGCGAAATTTCACTTAGCAGTGACGAAGAAAAGACTCTTTTAAAGGCTAAAACGATCTTATTAAGTCGCATGCAAAATCCTCCAAGCATCAAGGAGCTATCCCATCTTTGTGGCACAAATGACTTTTGGCTAAAGAAAAATTTTAAGCTATTTTTCAAAGATACGATCTATCAACTCTTAGCAAAAGAGCGTCTAAAGCTGGCTTTTACTCTTTTAGAGCAAAATGATATCAGCATAAAAGAAGCCGCAAATATCGTAGGTTATACAAATACTGCACATTTTGCAAAAATTTTTAAGATAAATTTTGGCTTTTTGCCAAGCAAACTCTTAAAGACCAAAAGCTACTTTTAAACTGCTATAAATACCAAATTTCTTATAATCGCCAAAATTTTAAAAAGAGAGAAATTTGCAAGTTTATATCCACGTGCCATTTTGCGAAAGCAAATGTCCTTATTGTGCTTTTGGCTCAAGTGACGACGAATTTAACAAGGCTAGCGCCTATTTTAAGGCACTTTGCTTTGATCTAAATTTTCAGCTACAAAGCCAAAATGTAAAAGAAATCTCAACCATCTTTTTTGGTGGCGGCACACCAAGCGCGGTAAATGCTAAATTTTATGATGAAATTTTTAGCATTTTAATGCCTCTTTGCACACCAACAACCGAGATCACTCTCGAGGCAAATCCAAACTCAGCAAGCCTTACTTGGCTAAAACATGTTAAAAATTTAGGGGCAAATCGCATAAGCTTTGGTGCTCAAAGTTTTTTTGAAGATAAGCTTAAATTTCTTGGTCGCATTCACAGCAGGGAGCAAATTTTTAAAGCTATAGAAAATGCCCAGAAAGCTGGCTTTAGCAATATAAATTTAGACCTCATCTATGACACCAAATTTGACACTAAAAAGCGCCTTTTGGCTGAGGTTGAAAATTTAAAAAGTATTGCTATCACGCATCTAAGCGCCTACTCGCTCACTCTTGAAGAAAATACTCCATTTGCTGGTAAAAAAAGTTATAAAAAAGATAGCGACAGCCTGGCTAAATTTATGATAGAGCAAATTGGGCTTGCTGGCTTTGGGCAGTATGAAATTTCAAATTACGGGCAGATTTGCAAGCACAATCTTGGCTACTGGCAAGCCAAAAACTACCTTGGTGTAGGGGCTTACAGCGTGGGCTTCGTGGATGGCATCAGATACTACGCCAAAAACAGCATAGATGCCTACATCTCACAACCAACTTACAGAAAAAAAGAAATTTTAAGTCAAAGCGAGCTAGTAAGAGAGCATATATTTTTAGGGCTTAGAAGCATAGTTGGCGTGGAGGCTGGACGATTAAGTGAGGCTCAGAAAAAAAGGGCGAATCTACTTGTAGAAAATGAAAAACTACTCTTTAAAAATGGCAAATTTTACAATCCAAATTTCTTACTAAGCGACGAGATCGCACTCTTTATCGAGGGCTAAATTTATAAAATTTTGAGCAAAGTCAAGATAAAATACAAAGCTTAAATAAAATTTAATAGAGGCAAAAATGTTTGGAATGAGTTTTTCTGAAATCTTAGTTATCGCCATTATTGCAGTGTTAGTTTTAGGTCCTGACAAGCTGCCAAGCGCGATGGTTCAGATTGCAAAATTTCTAAAAATGTTTAAAAAAGGCATAAATGACGCAAAATCAACATTTGATCAAGAGATGAAGATAGCTGAGCTAAAAGAAGATGCTCAAAAATATAAAGAAAGCATAACTAAAAGCACGCAGAATGTGCGCAAAAAGCTTACTTTTGAAGAGCTTGACGAGATCAAGAAAAGCGCTACTGATATCACAAACGACATACAAAATGTCGTAAGCGACACGAAAAAAACGGTAGAAAATATACAAAATCCAACAAATTTAGTTAAAGATGCGATCTTAAACGATAAAAAAGAGGCGTAATGTTTGAAGAGCTAAGACCCCATTTAATCGAACTTAGAAAGAGACTTTTTATAAGCATAGTAAGCGTTTTTGTCTGCTTTGGCATCTGCTTTACGTTTTGGAACCCACTGCTTGCATGGATGAGCGAACCGCTAAAACAGGTATTGCCAGCTGGCTCAAATATCATATTTACTCAAATTCAAGAGCCATTTTTTACAGCAATGAAGGTTGCATTTTTTGCCGGTGTCGTGATCGCGCTACCTATCATTTTTTGGCAGTTTTGGCTATTTGTCGCCCCTGGACTTTATGACAATGAAAAAAAATATGTGATCCCATTTGTAATCTCAGCTTCATTTATGTTTGCGTGTGGGGCGGCGTTTTGTTACTACGTGGTGATTCCACTTGGCTTTGCATTTTTGGTAAATTTTGGTGGCCAGCTCTTTACGGCACTACCAAGCATTGGCGAGTATGTTGGCTTTTTTGCAAAACTACTAATTGGCTTTGGAATTTCATTTGAGCTACCAGTCATTACATTTTTCTTAGCAAAGATCGGACTTGTCGATGACAAGATGCTAAAAGATTACTTCAGATACGCTGTCGTTATCATCTTTATCTTTGCAGCTATCGTTACACCACCTGATGTGATAAGTCAAGTCTTAATGGCACTGCCACTCATCGGACTTTATGGAATTTCAATAATCGTCGCTAAAAGAGCTAACAAGAGCGACGATGAAGACGAAAAAGAAGAACAAGACAGCGACGTAGCAAGCGATGAGTAATATAAACGACATCTCAAGTTATGATTATTTTTTGCCAGAAGAGCTCATCGCAAAGGAGCCAGTTTTGCCAAAAGAAGAGGCAAGATTGCTTGTCTATTTTAAAAATACAAAAGAGATAAAACACTACAAATTTAAAGATCTCTCCAGCCTCATCCCAGAGGACGCAGCGGTCATTTTTAATAACACAAAAGTTATCAAAGCTCGCATTTTAGGACAAAAAGAAAGCGGTGGGGCTTGCGAAGTGATGCTAAATCAGCCCATAGGCGAGAATAAATTTAGTGTCTATATAAGAGGCAAAGTAAGCGCTGGTAGCGTTTTAAATTTTCCTGATAATCTAAAAGTAAATGTGCTTGAGCTAAATGACGATGGTACAAGGGTGGTAAATTTTTCGCAAAATGGCGTTTTGCTTGATAACGTTCGCCTTTTTAGTGAGCTTGAAAAGATCGGCCACGTCCCGCTTCCGCCATACATTAAAAGAGCTGATACAAAGGATGATGAGAGCTGGTATCAAAGCATATTTGCCAAAAATAGTGGCGCAGTGGCAGCTCCGACAGCTAGCCTTCATATAAGTGAACAAATGCTAGAGCAGATAAAAGCAAAGCATGAAGTCGCCTACATTACGCTCCACGTTGGCGCTGGGACATTTAAAGGCGTGGAGTGCCAAAATATAAATGACCATAAAATGCACTCAGAATTTTACGAGCTAAGCGAGCAAGCTCAAGAGATTATAAATTCTAATAAACCAATCCTTGGCGTTGGCACGACGGTTACTAGATGTGTTGAAGAATTTGCAAGAAGCAAGCAAGCAAATGGCTTTTGTAAGTTATTTTTAAACCTAAATAATAAACCAATTAGACAAAACTACCTTCTTACAAATTTTCATCTACCAAAATCAACTCTAATAATGCTAGTTACTAGCTTCATAGGGCTTGAAGAGACGATGAGAATTTATAAAACGGCAGTTGATGAAAAGTATAGATTTTACTCATACGGCGACGGGATGTTGATAATATGAAAGATAAACCTATCGATATCATAAACAGAATGGAAATTTTTCTTAGAGCCATATACCAAGATGCGCAAGACACTAAAAATTCCATCATTTTTAGTTACGATCCAAGTTATCCAAGGTTTTTAAAATTTGATGCTACAAATCTCATAAAAACACTTGAAAATATTTGCAAATTTTTCCTTTACTCTACCGAATATGCAGACATTTACATTCTTTTTCAGCTTAAAAATTATAGTCCCAAATCTGTACATTTTGACATTAAGATAAAATCTAGCCATAGCGTAATGAGGCCAAGCCACTACTATCTCAGCAAGATAAATAACTATCTAAAAAAAGCAAATGAATCTATAATCTCTCATAATGATGGAGAATTTTTAATATCTTTTAGCGCGGCACTAACAGGCGATAGAGCCATCCAAAGACAAATAAATATCAAAAATCAAACAAATACAAATATCTTAGTCGCTTGCGATGACGATGCTTTGTTTGACACCATTAGTGCTCAGATAAATTTTTTAGGTCTAAAAGTTATCGGCAAAAACGACCTTAGCAATCTAATGAGACATATAAAAGATTCTATTTTTACTCCATTTGTTATTTTTATCGATAGTAAAATTTTAAAAAATGAAGCGATGCTAGAAGATATACTTGAGTTTAAAAATATTAAAAATTTTCGTATTGTAGCCATTTGCAAAAACGATGAGTCGGCTAACGATCTGCCAAATCATGTCACAGTATTAAAGCAGCCCTTTAGCACAGATAGCTTTCAGCTAGCTTTTAAAAATTCGCTTGAGAAATAGACCGATTTTTACTTTTTAATTTATCCCAAGATATCTTTTTAAAATAATAGTGGCTGAAATGCTATCTAGCCTACCATCTCGTCTTGTATTGGTGTAAATTTCACTGGCTTCACTGCTACTAAAGGCTTCATCTTGATAGACAATATTTGCCTTTACATCAAGAAGTGAGACAAAATGCTCGATGCGTCTTCTCATCTCATCTTCACTACTACCGCCGATTGGCACACCCACTACTAGCGTATCTGGGGTATATTTATTTACCTTTTGGCTCACATCTCTTGCGGCTTGATTTCTATTTTTTCTAAGCACTGGCTCAAGCGGAGTCACGATCTCGCCAAAACCAAAGGCAAGTCCTATTCGCTTTAGCCCAACATCAATAGCCATAAATTTCTCTCTCATAGCACGCTCTTTACTCTTAGATTTGAAATTTCAACTAGCCCTTCAAGCTCGTACTCATAGATGATATCACCAAATTTTGTCAAAACTTCATCAAGACTTACGCCATTTTTACAAAATTTTAAGATCTCGTCACTAGTTTTTTCTTGCTCTTTTATCTCACCAAAAATTGAAACAAATTTATGATAGTCATCGATAAGCTCGGCTTTTTTATTTGCAAGCAAAAAATTTGTCCCATCGCTTTCGCCCATGCGCTGTGGCAGTACATAAACTGGAATTTTAAGCTCATTTGCAAGCCTTGCACTTTGCATAGAACCACTTTTAAGATCAGCTTGCGCGACAACCAGAGCTTCACAAAGCCCCACAACTATGCGGTTTCGCTCCAAAAATCTATAAGCAAGTGGTGGCTCGCCTTCGTCATACTCACTAAGAGCCAAGGCTTTTTCATAAATTTCATTTATCGGCGCTTTATTTTGGCTTGGATAGATGGTGTCAAGTCCGCTCGCAAAAATGCCAATCGTTCGTGGCATAGCAGCTTTATGAGCCGCGATATCCACGCCGATTGCTCCGCCACTTACCACACAGACGTTTGCACTTTTTAGTGCTGCACAAAGTGCTACAACACACTCTTTTGTATAAACACTTGCCTTTCTTGAGCCAACAACTGCGATCTTTGGTAAAGATAAAAGTGAAGTATCTCCGATAAAATTTAGCTGTTTTGGTGGATTTTTTAGTCTATTTAGTGGCTCTGGGATAAAGTCAAGTCTCATAAAATATCTTTTAAATAAACCACATCAACATCTTTTAAAAGATTATTTTTGCTCTCTTTTATCACTGCGATCGTATTTTTCTTTGGATGCCCGATGGCGATCGCATAGCCTCTTTTTTTAGCCAAATTTACAGCAGCCACAAGCTCACGTCTAACAGCACTAGCCGATGGATCGTCGTCTAAAAATATATCTCTTGAAATGTATGGCTGATTATGTTTTTTTGCAGCTCTTGCTACTGCGGTTTGAGCGATAGTTTTGCTGTCAACAAAGACAAAGCCCTGCTCTATCAGCGCCCTATAAGCCTTATCCATAGCATCAAAATCGCTTGTGAAGCGTGATCCTGTATGGTTGTTTGTATATTTTGCACGCGGGAAGTCTTTGCGTATCTTTTTTATCTTTTTGTGCATGCTCTCAAAACTCTCGTTGATCGTGAGAGTTCCTATCTCTGGGCTATCAAAGTGTTTTGCTTGCATCGGAAGATGTATCATGTAAAACTCAAATGTTCTTGCGATATTTGGCGTATCTGGATGAGTCTTTGTCGCTGGAAAAATAGACGGCGTAATTTTTAGGCCAAGCGACTTTATCATACTTGCATGTTCAAATGTCGCTACATCATCTATTATGATGACGAGCTTTGCGCGCCCTTTTACACTAGTATTTGGCGTAAAAGGTACCGCTTCAAAACTATCTTTTTTTATATTTTTTTCTTCGTATTTTGTTTTTTCTATCTTTTTGGTAGTTAAATTTTCAGCTTTTTTAGCTGGCTCGACTTTTATGTTCTCGTTTTTAAATTTCTCTTTTTTTTCTATTTCAGTACTTTTATTTTGATCGACTTTTACTTCAAAATTTTGAGATTTTAGCTCAGTTTTTTGTTCGATTTTTGAGCTATAAAATGACTCTATCTTTTGTTCATTTTCTATTACGCTAGGCTCTGTGTTTTTATAACTTGCAAGTAAATTTTTAGTATCGTTTTGCTCTTTTTTTATCTCTTCTTTTTTGGCTTCACTCTTTACTTCAGCTATCTTCTTTTGCTCTTTTGGCTCAGCTTTTGAATTTAAAGCAAGCTCACTTTTATGCTTAGGATCAGTAAAAATTTTACTTAAATTTTCATCTTCATCAAATTTTAGAGGGTATTTTCTCTTTTCGTATTCTTGTTTTTTCTCTTTACTGGCAACCTTTGGCTCAGCTTTTTTAGAAATTTGCTCCTCTACCTTTGGCTCATTTGCTTTACTTATCTGCTCTGTACCATTATTTTTTATACTAAGAGCTACGCTAAGTGCTATTATTAAAATAGCTGCGATAATGCCGATACCAAGATAGGTTTTGTTATTAGAGCGACCTGCACTCTTTTTTGTAGGTCGCTTCTTTGTAGTCTTTTTTTCGCTCAAGGCTTAGTTTTTATTTTGATCTATAAGTTTGCCGTTAGTTATCCAAGGCATCATTGCGCGAAGTTTTTTGCCAGTTTGATTTAGCAAACTTCTCTCAGCTATACCGCGCTCAGCGTTCATTCTAACATATCCTGCTTTTCTCTCTAGGATAAAGTCTTTTGCAAATTTGCCATTTTGAATCTCTTTTAAAACTTCCTTCATGGCTTTTCTACTCTCTTCACCAACCACTCTTACACCGCTTACATAATCACCGTATTCAGCGGTATTTGAGATAGAGTAGCGCATATCGGCCATGCCACCTTGATACATCAAATCAACGATTAATTTTAGCTCATGTAAGCATTCAAAATACGCCATCTCAGGCTCATAACCAGCCTCTACAAGCGTATCAAAACCAGCATTTACTAGCGCGCAAAGACCGCCACAAAGAACAGCTTGCTCACCAAACAAATCTGTTTCAGTTTCATCTTTAAATGTTGTCTCAATGATGCCAGTTCTACCGCCGCCTATACCGCAAGCATAGCTTAGAGCGATCTCTTTTGCCTTTCCACTTGCATTTTGCTCAACAGCGATAAGATCAGGTATGCCACCACCTCTTACAAATTCGCTTCTAACTGTATGTCCTGGAGCTTTTGGAGCGATCATGATGACATCTATATTTGCTGGAGCTTTGATTTGACCAAAATGAACATTAAAACCATGTCCAAATGCGATAGCAGCATGATCTTTTAAATTTGGCTCGATCTCATTTTTATAAATTTCTGCTTGAAGCTCATCTGGAGTTAAAATCATAACCACATCAGCGCCTTTTGTAGCTTCACTTACGGTTTTTACCTCAAAGCCTTTTGCTTCAGCTTTTGCCCAGCTTTTGCCACCTTTTGAAAGGCCAATTACAACGCTTACACCGTTATCTCTTAAATTTTCAGCATGTGCATGACCTTGTGAACCAAAGCCGATGATTGCTACTTTTTTACTTTGAATAAGGCTTAAATCGCAGTCTTTATCATAATAAACATTTATAGCCATTGTTACTCCTATTATTAAAATTTGGCAAAATTATAACTTTAGCCAGCAAAAATTCGGCTGAAATATATAGAAACTCTTTTTAAGTTTTATGATAATTTATTTTGATAAAATACGCTGAAATTTCAAAAAAAGAGATAACTCAATGAATGAATCAGTTTTTAAAAAAATCAAAGCACTTCCACCATTAGATGACACAGTTATACAAATTCAACGCTTACATGCGGATGAAAACAGCTCAATAAGTGATCTTACAAAAGTGGTCGAAAAGGATCCGATGCTAACAGCAAATATCTTGCGTTCAGCAAACTCTCCACTTTATGGGTTTTCTCAAGAGATCACAACCATAGCAAGAGCTATTTCTCTTTTTGGTATGGCTACCATTCGTGGTTTTGCACTTTCAAGTACGATTAAAAAGAGTTTTTCTATAAATTTAGAGCCTTATGGTATTACTACACAAGATTTTTTAAATATCTCAATAATACAAAATGCACTGATGTACAATTGGCATTCTAAAGTTAATCCTAAAAGTCTAGAAATTCTATCTCCAGCTTCATTTATGCTTGAGATTGGCAAGATAGTTCTTGCTCATGAATTAGCTGAAAATAAGCAAGACGTCGAATTTAGAGAAAAACTTAAAAATATATCTAGTCCAATTGATCTTGCTCTATTTGAAACAGAAATTTTAGATATGTCAAATGAAGAAGTTACAGCTAAAATTTTTGAACAATGGAACCTTGAGACAGAGCTTAGCAGCTCAATACTCTATTCAAATAATCCAGAAGAGGCACCAGATCATATAAAAGACTATGCAAAAGCCCTAAAAGTGATAAAAACAGCTGTAAATATTTTTAATCAACTTGATGATATAAGCATACAAAATACTCTACCTCTTCTTGACGAATACGGCTTTGGACATGATACGTTTTTAATGGCTGTCGCTAAAGTCAAAGATAATTTGTGAAAGAATTTCTAACATCACTACTAGTTGGCATCAAGGAAAAAGAAGTTTCAAACGAAGATAAAGAGATTTTACGAAATCTCTTAAATCTTGGTGCTGTAAGCTCTAATAAAGATAAATTTTACCTAAACAATGGCTACGTCTGCGGCAAGCTAGACATCAGTCAAAACGCAACTGGCTTTATCATGCCGTTTGATAAACGCTTCAAGCAAGATATCATTGTAGAAAATAAAAATTTAAACAACTCTCACCTTGGCGATATCGTGTTAGCAAAGCTTTTACCGCTTAAGAAAAAACGCCAAAGCGCTAAGATAGTGATGAGTCTAAAGCTTGCAAATGAGACAAGTGTGGTCTATACAAAACGCTTTGGAGCGGCCATTTTAGGAGTAAATTTAAAAACTGGACTAAGCACGACCTTAAAAGCGACGCAAAAAAGCCTAAAGATGCTCCCACTTAGGACGCTACTAAAGATAAATAACCTAAACAACGAGATAGTTGAGGTTTTAGGAAATTTAGAAGACCCATTAAGCGATGAGAAAATTTCGCTTGCTATTTATAATAAAAACGATAAATTTAGCGAGGCCTGCGAGCTTGAGGCAAAGGCTTTTGGCGACGAAGTCGATGCTAGCATGTATCCAAATAGAGTTGATCTAAGAAATTTAGAGTTTTGTACGATCGATCCAGTCGATGCCAAAGACTTTGACGATGCCATATATTTTGATGAGAAAAAGCGAGAAATTTATGTCGCAATCGCTGATGTAAGCGAGTATGTGACCGCATATAGCGCTATTGACAGCGAGGCTAAAAAAAGAGGCTTTTCTATCTACTTTCCGCACATTTCAGTGCCGATGTTGCCACGCGCGCTAAGTGAAAATATCTGCTCGCTAAAGCCAGATGTGCCGCGCCTTGCATTTTGCTTTAAAATTTCACTTGATGCGAATAATGAGGTAAAAAAAGAGGAGCTTTTTGAAGCGATCATCCTTTCAAAAAGGCGCTTTAACTACGACGAGATCGATGAAATTTTAGAAGGCAAAAGAGAGTGTGAAATTTCATGGGTCAAGCTACTTTTTAAACTTACCACAAAGCTTCGCAAAAAAAGGCTTTTGCATGCATTTGAATTTAGGACAAAAGAGCTGAGAATGAGTCTTGATGAAGAGGGTCAAATTTTACAAACTAGATTTGAAAGCGACTCTGACTCACATAGACTTGTCGAGGACTGCATGCTTTTAGCGAACAAAGCTGCCGCAAAGCTCATCACAAAAGGCGTTTTTAGAAACCATGCTTCGCCTGATTTTAAAAAGATAGATACATTACTTGAAGATTTGCAACTTTTGGGGCTTGACTTTACTTATGAAAACGATCTTGCAAATTTAATAAGAAAAGTACAGCTAAAAGCCGATGAACTTGGTAACCGCGAAGAGATAGATAAGCTCATCATCAAGTCTCAAAAAAAAGCTGAGTACTCAAGTGAAAATTTAGGTCACTTTGGGCTTGGATTTGATAGATACACGCACTTTACAAGCCCTATTAGACGCTATTCTGATCTCATTTTACACAGACTTTTAAAGGCTAAAATTTCAAAAGATGACAAGCTTTACAACTTTTTGCTTTTAAACATCCAAAGCACCTGCGCAAATTTAAGCGAGCTTGAAAGAGAGGCCGACAAGGTAGCCTACGACTTTATGGATAGGAAATTTGCACGCTGGGCAGCCGCAAACATCGGCAAAGAGGTGCGCTGCTATGTGAGCGAAAACCAAAATGTCTTGGTTGCTAAGCTTGATGATTATTTTGTCGGAGCTAGGATTTTTATAACAGGATACAGCGCAAATTTACTTCAAAAGCTTGTCGTAAAGATCACAGAGGCCGACATCGCAAGTGCTAAAATTTTTGCAAAAGTGGTAAGAAAGATCGATGTATAGAAAAGATTTGGAGCTAAATTTAGCAAATGCAAATTTGAGCAACTACTTCTTGCTTTTTGGGGCGGATGAGTTTCAGATCGAACTTTTTGGTAAGGAAATTTTGAGCTTTTACTCAAGCGAAGATGCAAATCTATTAAGCCTTTATTTTGACGAGTACAACTACGCGCAAGCAAGCTCTCATCTAAGCGAGCAGTCGCTTTTTGGTGGCAAAAACATCCTATATGTAAAAAGCGACAAAAAGATCCCAGCAAAAGAGCTAAAAGAGCTCATCTCGCTTTG comes from Campylobacter concisus and encodes:
- a CDS encoding RNB domain-containing ribonuclease; the protein is MKEFLTSLLVGIKEKEVSNEDKEILRNLLNLGAVSSNKDKFYLNNGYVCGKLDISQNATGFIMPFDKRFKQDIIVENKNLNNSHLGDIVLAKLLPLKKKRQSAKIVMSLKLANETSVVYTKRFGAAILGVNLKTGLSTTLKATQKSLKMLPLRTLLKINNLNNEIVEVLGNLEDPLSDEKISLAIYNKNDKFSEACELEAKAFGDEVDASMYPNRVDLRNLEFCTIDPVDAKDFDDAIYFDEKKREIYVAIADVSEYVTAYSAIDSEAKKRGFSIYFPHISVPMLPRALSENICSLKPDVPRLAFCFKISLDANNEVKKEELFEAIILSKRRFNYDEIDEILEGKRECEISWVKLLFKLTTKLRKKRLLHAFEFRTKELRMSLDEEGQILQTRFESDSDSHRLVEDCMLLANKAAAKLITKGVFRNHASPDFKKIDTLLEDLQLLGLDFTYENDLANLIRKVQLKADELGNREEIDKLIIKSQKKAEYSSENLGHFGLGFDRYTHFTSPIRRYSDLILHRLLKAKISKDDKLYNFLLLNIQSTCANLSELEREADKVAYDFMDRKFARWAAANIGKEVRCYVSENQNVLVAKLDDYFVGARIFITGYSANLLQKLVVKITEADIASAKIFAKVVRKIDV